A stretch of Triticum aestivum cultivar Chinese Spring chromosome 1D, IWGSC CS RefSeq v2.1, whole genome shotgun sequence DNA encodes these proteins:
- the LOC123171910 gene encoding uncharacterized protein, translating into MVALNFSSAMPSRREHRITAPSPPALAASQRQVFTQICSKSLHQASCARIAQTRAARRDQARSDRARNHRTHLLPPALPPKHQQPRRQDAATAALPAIPAAASRKGAVLRSGRLPRPTATPTMCRGQPDDTAQDRRCTRPPDLADRRAQPPHPARREGEERRAPRKKPRRRPHWSPPGFAGGAPPAAARREGVRGRPGGARGSRPPSRQRRATRGCFEAGDGRRFWDVKVVLDSGGYMYLGRGWEQFTRAHDLRLRYFLVFTFDGDAVLTLKVFDVSMCQRHYKHDDDMSTVSSSDGDSGNNNSSVGDSGSNNGSVGDSGSNSSSTAEMDAENGPASQFSPMLRKCNLNVSVDFQLAHGYAERSKVELRMRGKSWPVHLKHNPNTGGRPRAWFRYGWHQFCVDNSLGEGDTCFFRAICQGSASTGGEDHLTQGGGEEAGRQIPGLRRGPPLHASAWLAGVTSFAAMHGHGFASSVPHLLSTQLSSPVIRVLCMYHAVQ; encoded by the exons ATGGTGGCCTTGAACTTTTcctcggcgatgccttcaagaagggaacaccGCATAACAGCGCCGTCACCGCCGGCCTTGGCAGCTAGCCAAaggcaggttttcacccagatctgttcgaagAGCCTCCATCAAGCATCGTGTGCACGGATCGCCCAAACCCGCGCCGCTCGCCGGGACCAAGCTAGATCCGACAGAGCACGCAACCACCGGACGCACCTCCTCCCGCCAGCCCTGCCGCCAAAGCACCAGCAGCCGCGCCGCCAGGATGCAGCCACCGCGGCACTGCCAGCCATCCCCGCCGCCGCATCCAGAAAGGGCGCGGTGCTCAGATCTGGCCGCCTGCCCCGGCCGACCGCGACCCCCACCATGTGCCGGGGCCAGCCCGACGACaccgcccaggaccgccgctgcACCCGGCCGCCGGACCTCGCAGATCGGCGCGCGCAGCCGCCGCACCCAGCGAGGAGGGAAGGAGAAGAAAGGAGGGCGCCCAGGAAGAAGCCCCGTCGCCGCCCTCACTGGAGCCCGCCTGGCTTCGCCGGCGGAGCGCCTCCGGCAGCGGCGAGACGGGAAGGGGTGAGGGGAAGGCCCGGCGGCGCGCGAGGGAGTCGCCCCCCGAGTCGCCagaggagggcgacgcgggggtGTTTTGAGGCCGGCGACGGGCGTCGCTTCTGGGACGTGAAGGTGGTCTTGGACTCCGGCGGCTACATGTACTTAGGGCGCGGCTGGGAGCAGTTCACGCGTGCGCACGACCTGCGGCTCAGGTACTTCCTCGTGTTCACCTTCGACGGCGACGCCGTGCTCACCCTGAAGGTGTTCGACGTGAGCATGTGCCAAAGGCACTACAAGCACGACGACGACATGA GCACTGTGAGCAGCAGCGACGGTGACAGTGGGAACAACAACAGCAGCGTGGGTGACAGTGGAAGCAACAACGGCAGCGTCGGTGACAgcggcagcaacagcagcagcacggCGGAGATGGACGCCGAGAACGGGCCGGCGTCGCAGTTCAGCCCCATGCTAAGGAAATGCAACCTG AACGTGTCGGTGGACTTCCAGCTCGCGCACGGGTACGCGGAGAGGAGCAAGGTGGAGCTGCGGATGCGCGGCAAGTCGTGGCCCGTGCACCTGAAGCACAACCCCAACACGGGTGGCAGGCCCCGTGCGTGGTTCAGGTACGGGTGGCACCAGTTCTGCGTCGACAACAGCCTCGGCGAGGGAGATACCTGCTTCTTCCGAGCGATCTGCCAAGGGAGCGCCAGCACCGGCGGCGAGGACCACCTAACTCAGGGTGGAGGTGAGGAAGCGGGACGGCAGATTCCTGGTCTGAGGCGAGGGCCTCCGTTGCATGCATCAGCCTGGTTGGCCGGCGTGACCTCGTTCGCGGCCATGCATGGTCATGGTTTTGCCTCATCCGTCCCTCATCTGCTTTCCACGCAACTTTCTTCCCCTGTGATTCGAGTCCTGTGCATGTACCACGCAGTGCAGTGA